Within Desulfovibrio legallii, the genomic segment TGCGGACAGCGGAACCGGCAGGAATTTTCCCGCCCATACTAGCCGCAGGCCAGGACGCTGGCAAGCGCCCGAAGGCTTGACAAGTCCGGGCCGCGCCCGTAGGGTGAAAAACACAAGGGGAGTAACTGGGTTCCTGTAGCCCGGACGGCATCAACAGCATGGCCTTTGGCCTGGTGCCGTCGTCGGTTTTACCGATGAGTGAGACCTTGGCAGCAATGCCAGGGTCTTTTTTTTATTTTTACCTGGAGAACGCCATGACCATCCGTTCGCTGCGGCCATACATCATTGCCGTGCTGCTGACCCTGCCCGGCGTAGGGCTGCGCTTTATGGACCATGCGGGCATGTCGCCCATTGTGGTGGCCCTGCTTTCCGGCATCGCCATTCTGGGGGCTTCCTTTCTGCTCACCTGGGCCTGCGAGGTGGCGCAGATGGACATTCCCCAGGCTGTGGCCGTGGCCGTGGTGGCCTTTATCGCCGTGCTGCCGGAATACGCCGTGGACATGTACTTTACCTGGATGGCGGGGCAGCAGCCTGAAAGCGCCTATTCCCACTACGCCATCGCCAATATGACCGGGGCCAACCGGCTGCTCATCGGCGTGGGCTGGTCGGCCATTGTGCTGCTCTTCGCCAGCCGCTTCCACAAAGGCGTGCACCTGCCCGACGACAAACGCACGGACGTGCTTTTCCTGGGCCTGGCCACGCTGTACGCCCTGTGCATCCCCCTCAAGGGTTCCCTTACCTGGGTGGACGGTCTGGTGCTGCTGGGCGTTTACATCTGGTACATCTGCATCGTGGCCCGCCGCCCCGTGGAAGAGGAGGAACCCGAAGGCCCGGCCGCCGTGCTGGCCCGCTTTGCCAAAAAAGTGCGCCTGCGCAGCGTCATCGCCATCTTCCTTTTTGCGGCCCTGGTCATCCTGTGCAACGCCGAACCGTTCAGCGAAAATCTGGTGGCCAGCGGCAAACTTCTGGGCGTCAACGAATTTTTGCTGGTGCAGTGGCTTGCGCCCATCGCCTCGGAATCGCCGGAGTTCATCATCGCCATCATGTTCGCCTCGCGCGGCAACGCCTCCCTGGCTCTGGGCAGCCTGCTTTCTTCCAAGCTCAATCAGTGGACCCTGCTGGTGGGCATGATCCCCGGGGTCTACGCCATCTCCTCCGGCGGGCTTACCCCGCCCATCAACCTTGACACCCACCAGTTTCAAGAAATACTCTTGACTGCGGGGCAATCCCTGTTTGCCGTGGCCCTGCTGGTGGACCTGCGGCTGCACGTGCGGGAGGCCTTCTGGCTGCTGGTTCTGTTTCTGGCCCAGCTGCTTTCGCCTCTGTACGATGCGCAATTGGAGGCCCTGCTGGGCCTGCCCCACGATCCGTTGCGCCTGCACTTTTTTTATGCAAAGGTTTATATTGTCCTTGCCATAGTGCTGCTGCTCAAAAATTGGCGCAAGGTGCGGGATCTGCGCCTGGGCTTCAAGGTGTAACGTCACCGTAATGCACACAACCTCGCGGCCCGCGGAAAGGCGCGTCTGGCTCCGGAAGGGCCACCGGCCGCCCTCCGCGACGCGCCGCCGGGATCAAGGTAGAATTTTCATGCCCCGTTTGCTGTTTTTGCTCCTCTGCGTCCTGCTGCTGGGCGAAAGGGCCCAGGAAGCCGCGGCCCTGACCGGTGTCGGCGATCCGGACCGGACTGCCCCCCCCGCCGCCGGGTCCACGGCGTTGCCTGTGGCCCTTCCAGAGCCCGACGCGCCCGCCGATCCCCCGGCCGGGGCCGCTCCTGACGCTGAAGTCGGCCCCCTGCCCAGCGAAGCCGAACGCAGCGCCGCGGCAGCCATCATTTCCGGTTCGCGCCGCCCGGGCATTATTGAGCATTCCCTCATCCGCGGCGGCGCGGACGTGCCTGGCCTGCATATCCACATCAACTACCCCTCTGTGGGCAGCAAGGAGATCGACGCGGACATCCGCCAGTGGGTCACCGGCCTGGCCGAGGCCTTTGCCGCCAATGCCACGGCCCTGACCCTGCCCGGCGAGGACGACGCCCCGCCCAACGAGCTGTGGGGCTCCTACACTGTGGCGGCCCCTTCGCCTGCGGGCCTGAGCCTGACCTTTGAAATCTGGACTTACACGGGAGGCGCGCACGGCAATCTGGACGTGCTGACCCTTAACTACAGCCTGCTCACGGGGCAGCGCCTGGGCCTGGTGGATTTGTTTGAAGACCCGGAAGCTGCCCTGCGGATCATGTCCGACTGGGCTTACAAGGAACTTTCGCAACGCCTGGGCGGCATGCGGCAGGAGCAGACCCTGCGCACGGGCCTCACCCCCGTGCCGGAAAACTTCGCCAGCCTTACCCTGGTGCCGCAGGGCGTGCGCATAAACTTCCAGCCCTATCAGGTGGCCCCCTGGGCGGCCGGCGCGCAGAAGGTCACCATCCCGCTGGAAGAACTGTTGCCCGCGCGGCCCCTGCTGCGCCTTTGGGGCCGCTAGGCCGTGCCCGCCGCGCAGAAAGGGCCCTTCGGGCCTGATCCGTCCCTGCCGGACGCCGCCGGGGCCAAGGCCGCTCCGCCCCTTGCCCCCGGCCCACGCGCCCCCGCCCGCTCCCGCTGGCTTTTCGACCCGCAGGACCACAAACTCATGAAGCTGGTCAACAGCTTCGTGGCGGCCAGGGCCAACGCCCGCGCCCTGCCGCAGCCCGAACCCGGTCTGCACCCCCACGGCATTATTGAGATGACCTCCGACCACGGCCTGCGCATGGCCAAGGCCGCCATTGTCCTGCTGGAAAGCCTGGAAGCCGGCGGCCCGCGCGAAAGGCTCACGGCCCTGCGCCGCCTGCACGACGAGGTGCTCTATTCCGCCCGCTCCCCTTTGCAGAACAATACGGCGCG encodes:
- a CDS encoding sodium:proton exchanger, producing MTIRSLRPYIIAVLLTLPGVGLRFMDHAGMSPIVVALLSGIAILGASFLLTWACEVAQMDIPQAVAVAVVAFIAVLPEYAVDMYFTWMAGQQPESAYSHYAIANMTGANRLLIGVGWSAIVLLFASRFHKGVHLPDDKRTDVLFLGLATLYALCIPLKGSLTWVDGLVLLGVYIWYICIVARRPVEEEEPEGPAAVLARFAKKVRLRSVIAIFLFAALVILCNAEPFSENLVASGKLLGVNEFLLVQWLAPIASESPEFIIAIMFASRGNASLALGSLLSSKLNQWTLLVGMIPGVYAISSGGLTPPINLDTHQFQEILLTAGQSLFAVALLVDLRLHVREAFWLLVLFLAQLLSPLYDAQLEALLGLPHDPLRLHFFYAKVYIVLAIVLLLKNWRKVRDLRLGFKV
- a CDS encoding DUF3298 and DUF4163 domain-containing protein — its product is MPRLLFLLLCVLLLGERAQEAAALTGVGDPDRTAPPAAGSTALPVALPEPDAPADPPAGAAPDAEVGPLPSEAERSAAAAIISGSRRPGIIEHSLIRGGADVPGLHIHINYPSVGSKEIDADIRQWVTGLAEAFAANATALTLPGEDDAPPNELWGSYTVAAPSPAGLSLTFEIWTYTGGAHGNLDVLTLNYSLLTGQRLGLVDLFEDPEAALRIMSDWAYKELSQRLGGMRQEQTLRTGLTPVPENFASLTLVPQGVRINFQPYQVAPWAAGAQKVTIPLEELLPARPLLRLWGR